The Bdellovibrionales bacterium genome has a window encoding:
- a CDS encoding class I SAM-dependent methyltransferase, giving the protein MSIERRKKLYPEKFNGEQCLRVIHDEGTPLRADLLGEVLQLGWWSDSTDGIPTENEIQTLLECTGARHYALTFHSKNTSEKKKFPSSLPAESWIAHENNIRYLFYRDQGISPGLFLDQRSQRQWIQENAKDKKALNLFCYTAGFSLNAAQGGASEVVSVDLSPKYIEWSKKNFELNHFVISRDRFRFYDMDSFDYLRWAIKKNEAYDLIVCDPPSFSRNKNKIFKIESDYAELISLMAKCLKPNGVILFSTNYETWTWKKWLEKIQDVAKPFSLTVTPNYNTQLDFESDPRQSIMKAFQITDSTVDNRVISR; this is encoded by the coding sequence TTGTCCATCGAGAGACGCAAAAAACTCTATCCTGAAAAATTCAATGGAGAACAATGCCTCCGCGTGATCCATGACGAGGGAACGCCATTGCGTGCGGATCTTCTAGGAGAGGTTTTGCAACTGGGCTGGTGGAGCGATTCCACAGACGGAATCCCCACCGAAAACGAAATTCAAACTTTGTTAGAATGCACCGGCGCCCGCCATTATGCTCTGACTTTTCACTCCAAAAATACCAGCGAGAAAAAGAAGTTTCCAAGCTCGCTCCCAGCAGAATCGTGGATCGCTCACGAGAATAATATTCGTTATTTGTTTTATCGGGACCAAGGGATATCTCCAGGACTATTTTTAGATCAACGCAGCCAAAGGCAGTGGATTCAAGAAAACGCGAAAGATAAAAAAGCTCTCAATCTGTTTTGCTACACGGCGGGCTTTAGTCTCAACGCTGCTCAAGGGGGAGCGAGCGAAGTGGTTTCTGTGGATCTCAGTCCTAAATACATTGAGTGGAGTAAAAAGAATTTTGAGCTCAATCATTTTGTTATTTCACGAGATCGTTTTCGGTTTTACGACATGGACAGTTTCGACTATTTAAGATGGGCCATTAAGAAAAACGAAGCTTATGACTTGATCGTTTGCGACCCTCCCTCGTTTAGTCGCAACAAAAATAAAATTTTTAAGATCGAGTCGGATTACGCAGAGCTGATTTCCCTGATGGCAAAATGTTTAAAACCCAACGGAGTTATTTTGTTTTCCACCAACTACGAGACTTGGACGTGGAAAAAGTGGCTCGAGAAAATTCAGGACGTTGCAAAACCGTTTTCTCTCACCGTAACGCCGAACTATAACACTCAGCTGGACTTCGAGAGCGACCCTCGACAATCCATCATGAAAGCTTTTCAAATCACTGACTCAACTGTAGACAATCGCGTCATTTCTCGTTAG
- the hutI gene encoding imidazolonepropionase: MKKAPSRPPILISGSDEIVTLQAAAERQGRGAMGETALSVIKKSALLIQDGIIKWVGNKKKLPREFRKAKEISVSGNLFPGFIDCHTHTIFHGNRAHEFEMRNRGVTYQEIAHQGGGIAFTVKQTRGASDADLKRSLISRLDYFIKQGVTTVEIKSGYGLSPSSEIRLLKILKSTKHSVEIVPTYLGAHSIPPEYKDAKSYISHVKNQLSEIKSKKLAERVDIFVEKGYFSKELAEDYLHFAKDLGFKITVHADQLSLSGGAEIAVAVDAVSADHLIRVEEAQIKKLSQSETTCVLLPAADFYTHCPYPPARKMLEHNCRIALASDFNPGTSPTQNLQFVGLLARTMMQMSLPEVFTAMTVGAAHALSQQDRLGSLTENKQADFFVSERSWDQFFYDLSPTPIKTVWKRGVPLKTI, translated from the coding sequence ATGAAAAAGGCTCCATCAAGACCTCCAATTTTAATCTCAGGAAGCGACGAAATCGTCACCTTACAGGCAGCTGCGGAACGGCAGGGTCGAGGTGCAATGGGAGAGACCGCTCTTTCAGTGATCAAGAAGTCTGCGCTATTGATTCAGGATGGAATCATTAAATGGGTTGGGAATAAAAAAAAGTTGCCTCGGGAGTTTAGAAAAGCAAAAGAGATTAGCGTATCTGGAAATCTCTTTCCTGGTTTTATTGATTGCCACACCCATACGATTTTTCATGGCAATCGCGCTCACGAATTCGAAATGCGAAATCGCGGCGTCACTTACCAGGAGATTGCTCATCAGGGCGGTGGTATCGCGTTTACGGTGAAGCAGACCCGAGGTGCATCAGATGCGGACCTCAAACGAAGTTTAATCTCTCGTTTAGACTACTTTATTAAGCAAGGGGTCACCACCGTCGAAATTAAAAGCGGGTATGGTTTGAGTCCTTCTTCGGAAATACGTTTACTCAAAATTCTTAAGAGCACCAAGCATTCCGTTGAAATTGTTCCGACCTATTTAGGAGCGCATTCCATTCCTCCCGAATATAAGGATGCTAAATCTTATATCAGCCATGTCAAAAATCAATTGAGTGAAATCAAAAGTAAAAAACTGGCGGAGCGAGTAGATATCTTTGTGGAAAAGGGATATTTTTCGAAAGAACTCGCAGAAGACTACCTTCACTTTGCTAAGGATTTAGGATTTAAAATCACCGTTCATGCCGATCAACTGAGCTTGAGTGGTGGGGCGGAGATCGCGGTCGCCGTCGATGCCGTTTCGGCCGATCATTTAATTCGTGTGGAGGAAGCGCAGATTAAAAAGCTGAGTCAGTCGGAAACCACCTGCGTGCTTTTACCGGCGGCAGATTTTTATACTCATTGCCCGTATCCACCGGCGCGGAAAATGTTAGAACACAATTGTCGAATTGCTCTAGCTAGTGATTTCAACCCAGGAACTTCGCCCACACAGAATCTCCAGTTTGTGGGATTACTGGCGCGGACCATGATGCAAATGTCATTGCCCGAAGTTTTTACCGCGATGACGGTAGGGGCGGCCCACGCATTGTCTCAGCAGGATCGTTTAGGATCCCTGACAGAAAACAAACAAGCTGACTTTTTTGTTTCGGAAAGAAGCTGGGATCAATTCTTTTATGATCTTTCACCCACTCCAATAAAAACCGTTTGGAAACGTGGCGTGCCTCTAAAAACCATTTAA
- a CDS encoding DUF2799 domain-containing protein: MQIIRLVTALLLFALSTGCTTPMVAKKPSCAEINWFERGRQDGMQGQPSNNWTMTARDCAKMSGLEIQQYTDGWNHGLSLFCTENHGFLAAKAGQPYSKTCPEKYEDEFLKGYQRGLRVFLVEKETTQITSRIENIQQELKKENITATQKVEIEKEMNELDQRRQGNLKTLERINNSFAR, translated from the coding sequence TTGCAGATAATTCGTTTAGTTACAGCTCTCTTACTCTTTGCACTGTCCACCGGCTGTACAACTCCCATGGTCGCGAAAAAGCCCTCCTGCGCGGAAATCAACTGGTTCGAGCGCGGCCGCCAAGACGGCATGCAAGGCCAACCTTCTAACAATTGGACAATGACAGCTCGAGATTGTGCAAAGATGTCGGGCCTTGAAATTCAGCAATACACGGATGGATGGAATCACGGCTTATCTCTTTTTTGTACAGAAAATCACGGGTTTCTCGCCGCAAAAGCCGGTCAGCCTTACAGCAAAACTTGTCCCGAGAAGTACGAGGACGAATTTCTTAAAGGTTACCAGCGAGGCCTCCGCGTGTTTCTTGTAGAAAAAGAAACGACACAAATCACCTCTCGCATCGAAAACATTCAGCAAGAGCTCAAAAAAGAAAATATAACTGCGACGCAAAAGGTGGAGATCGAAAAAGAAATGAACGAGCTCGATCAGCGTCGTCAGGGCAATTTAAAAACTCTCGAACGCATCAACAACTCTTTTGCACGCTAA
- a CDS encoding competence/damage-inducible protein A, with protein MKSAIVTIGTEITDGQIVNRNSSWLSKKLEALNLNSVLHLSVPDERELMIMALTKAMEHADFIFVSGGLGPTSDDFTRDIIAEVAGKPLVLDQPAWVNIETKIKSRGLEVKEGHRRQAMIPEGAQVLENNFGVAPAFTLSIGTKRFWTLPGPPREIEAVWNDHIHPELLKLAPQRTRHLTTWLMLCAAESDIAHMTEEFFKAYAFHKDFGYRLSAPYVEVKLWTSELTDEIRSAFLKYEELTSKYFVGHSQKEIYQRTFEKFDQFKKIEIWDAVTQGLATQKLIDLSQDQALKLDKFVIHTQFNGQLQIPEKTSSGTLMISLVSKDSSNYEIIYTTDKGSTVKSITIPHRRTTSYIKSFVLERGLLDANSIA; from the coding sequence ATGAAGAGCGCTATAGTCACCATTGGAACAGAAATCACAGACGGTCAAATCGTTAACCGAAACTCCTCTTGGCTTTCAAAAAAGCTGGAAGCGCTCAATCTTAACTCCGTCCTCCATCTCTCTGTCCCCGACGAGCGAGAGCTGATGATCATGGCTCTCACCAAAGCCATGGAGCATGCCGATTTCATTTTCGTCAGCGGAGGATTAGGGCCCACCAGCGACGACTTCACCAGAGATATTATCGCAGAGGTTGCCGGTAAACCCTTGGTCCTCGACCAACCCGCGTGGGTGAATATAGAAACGAAAATTAAAAGTCGAGGCTTAGAAGTGAAAGAAGGCCACCGACGCCAGGCCATGATCCCAGAGGGCGCTCAAGTGTTAGAAAACAATTTTGGAGTGGCTCCAGCGTTCACACTCTCTATTGGGACGAAGCGCTTCTGGACACTCCCCGGTCCTCCTCGGGAGATTGAAGCCGTTTGGAATGATCACATCCACCCCGAACTCTTAAAGTTAGCCCCACAACGGACCAGACATCTTACGACGTGGTTGATGTTGTGCGCGGCAGAATCGGATATCGCACATATGACCGAGGAATTCTTTAAGGCCTATGCCTTTCACAAGGATTTTGGATACCGTTTATCTGCGCCCTATGTTGAAGTTAAATTGTGGACGTCCGAACTCACTGACGAAATCCGCAGCGCGTTTCTCAAATACGAAGAGCTCACGAGTAAATATTTTGTCGGCCATTCCCAAAAAGAAATATATCAGCGAACGTTTGAAAAATTCGATCAGTTTAAAAAAATAGAAATTTGGGACGCGGTCACCCAGGGCCTCGCCACACAAAAATTAATAGATTTATCTCAAGACCAAGCTCTCAAACTCGATAAATTTGTGATTCACACCCAGTTTAACGGTCAGCTCCAGATCCCAGAGAAAACATCCAGCGGAACGCTGATGATTTCTTTGGTGAGCAAAGATTCCTCAAATTACGAAATTATCTACACGACGGATAAGGGGAGCACCGTAAAATCCATTACGATTCCCCATCGCCGGACGACGTCCTATATCAAATCTTTTGTGCTCGAAAGAGGATTGCTCGACGCTAACTCAATCGCGTGA
- a CDS encoding transcriptional repressor, with the protein MSLKLPVNRDQQIFPRNEDYNEIPSKKIIRDIGLKVTLQRLAILETVRNGPAHFTAQEVFEDVVTRYPDIGFATVYRFLKKLSEHQYISEFRIGGMPARYEWQTKNHHDHMSCTQCGKIIEFENDKIESLQESIALQYGFKLTSHILELYGICSECIKKTQ; encoded by the coding sequence ATGTCATTAAAACTTCCCGTCAATCGAGATCAGCAAATTTTCCCGCGCAACGAGGACTACAACGAGATTCCCAGTAAGAAGATCATTCGCGATATCGGACTTAAAGTCACTCTTCAACGTCTTGCGATCTTAGAGACCGTGCGTAATGGCCCTGCCCATTTTACAGCACAGGAAGTTTTCGAAGATGTCGTGACCCGATATCCCGACATCGGCTTCGCCACGGTTTATCGCTTTCTAAAAAAGCTCTCCGAGCATCAATATATTTCTGAATTTCGCATCGGTGGAATGCCGGCTCGTTACGAATGGCAAACAAAAAACCATCACGATCACATGTCGTGCACTCAATGCGGAAAAATCATCGAATTCGAAAATGATAAGATCGAAAGTCTTCAGGAAAGTATTGCGCTTCAGTACGGTTTTAAACTGACGAGCCATATCTTGGAACTCTACGGTATCTGCTCCGAATGCATAAAAAAGACTCAGTAA
- a CDS encoding NYN domain-containing protein, whose product MRQEKHTADRLKQLLFQKVGIFIDAENIELSGLKHHEGRTDYRKIIEKVGDREITRILYYKPEYKEISNDFQNFWSSLGGEIKRPAKNADSFIVIDAVTMAEKLDVVIILGGDKDFLPLVWYLKSRGCRVEIWSWPETTSPEIKEAADFYFPLTEDFVVPMSDKKPKKRT is encoded by the coding sequence ATGCGACAGGAAAAACACACCGCAGATCGATTAAAACAGCTCCTCTTCCAAAAAGTGGGCATTTTTATTGATGCGGAAAATATAGAACTCTCCGGCCTTAAGCATCACGAGGGCCGCACGGATTACCGTAAAATCATCGAAAAGGTGGGGGATCGTGAAATCACGCGGATCCTTTATTATAAGCCCGAATATAAGGAAATTTCGAACGACTTCCAAAATTTTTGGTCGTCCTTGGGCGGGGAAATTAAACGTCCCGCTAAGAATGCCGATTCCTTTATTGTTATCGATGCCGTCACCATGGCCGAAAAATTAGACGTGGTGATCATCCTTGGGGGAGACAAAGATTTCCTTCCTTTGGTGTGGTATCTCAAATCCCGCGGATGTCGCGTCGAAATTTGGTCATGGCCAGAAACAACATCCCCGGAAATCAAAGAGGCCGCCGATTTCTACTTCCCTTTGACCGAGGATTTCGTTGTGCCAATGAGCGATAAAAAACCAAAAAAGAGAACATAA